A stretch of Fusarium fujikuroi IMI 58289 draft genome, chromosome FFUJ_chr10 DNA encodes these proteins:
- a CDS encoding related to L-amino-acid oxidase: MSSQDTFTEVHQFTKSYKHMWARDVAKATMDYDLKGLIERLKESVPAKFDANDSIGSIREKTKESTGPGYIPEEQGKISVGIVGAGVAGLFAALLFDWLNGHEELKGKGLKISYDILEAAGAERLGGRLYTHHFSDEEHDYYDVGAMRFPNNTIMKRTFQLFHYIGITQESKPGLIPYYLKDELDQCPAYFNDITTRGNVWDPKKKANDPYQVNEGLPPNGKIRPERLLKTDPSELVSEALKVFTKVAKEKFKAAIAEQEEEEKQGFKSVGKDGERRPRGPASQRLWDLLMKADHMSVRQFLGSGHLREEGEEPEPPAGDDFPQGPGFNYNTIEYLETMTYGTGWYDQSLTECVLEELDFHTPDMDNDPATKNIQYWWCVDGGAQDIAKRMALKIKKRIEYNTKVQSIDAQVPLRRERKAGEYTAMKIKTTRTDPKTKKVETKDREYFAIFNSTTLGALQRMELSDAGLSWGTKQAIRALGYGASSKVGMKFRTAWWQTPPFNIAKGGVSRTDLPLRVCVYPSYNIKSNEGEDKWDPTKPAVLLCSYTWGQDAQRIGALCSNNTTQDDAELKRLIIHDLARLHARIEFPFEKLVTFLEDQYIDHHGYDWYRDQHMSGAFAYFGPGQFSNMWQEIIKPNALGQLYLVGEAASSHHAWIVGALESVVRAVYVMFQGLQNGNEKFEAYDIVLKLLRTGSDSDKNISLPLKKHGDMPSGLPFHPLPEEMPTRQFWTTKDQELTASPEKEANEEHVDMTYGAALAVLSLIESFYELGVDKKDTYQAS, from the exons ATGTCTTCGCAAGATACCTTTACAGAAGTCCATCAATTCACAAAGTCCTACAAACATATGTGGGCTCGTGATGTCGCCAAGGCGACGATGGATTATGATCTCAAAGGTCTCATCGAACGCCTGAAGGAGTCTGTTCCTGCTAAGTTTGATGCAAACGATAGCATTGGTTCAATCcgagagaagaccaaggagtCCACTGGCCCAGGTTACATCCCCGAGGAGCAGGGTAAGATCAGCGTCGGCATTGTGGGCGCTGGCGTGGCTGGCTTGTTCGCTGCCCTACTGTTTGATTGGCTGAATGGCcatgaggagctcaagggcaAAGGACTCAAGATCAGCTACGACATCCTTGAGGCTGCTGGTGCGGAAAGGCTTGGTGGACGTCTATACACCCACCACTTCTCTGATGAGGAGCACGACTACTACGATGTCGGTGCCATGCGCTTTCCCAATAACACTATTATGAAGAG aacatTTCAGCTGTTCCACTACATCGGAATTACCCAGGAAAGCAAGCCGGGCCTGATTCCGTATTATTTAAAGGACGAGCTTGACCAATGTCCCGCCTACTTTAACGATATAACCACCAGAGGTAATGTCTGGGATCCAAAGAAAAAGGCGAATGACCCGTACCAGGTCAACGAAGGTCTTCCTCCGAACGGCAAGATCCGACCAGA GCGCCTCCTTAAGACCGACCCCAGTGAGCTAGTCAGCGAAGCGCTCAAGGTCTTCACAAAGGTTGCAAAAGAGAAGTTCAAGGCGGCAATCGCTGaacaggaagaggaggagaagcaagGATTCAAGAGTGTCGGTAAAGACGGGGAACGTAGGCCGAGAGGGCCAGCATCTCAAAGGTTATGGGATCTTCTCATGAAAGCCGATCATATGAGCGTTCGGCAATTCCTTGGCTC AGGCCACCTGAGAGAAGAAGGGGAAGAGCCCGAGCCTCCAGCTGGAGATGACTTCCCCCAGGGCCCTGGTTTTAACTACAACACTATCGAGTATCTCGAGACAATGACCTA TGGTACAGGCTGGTATGACCAATCCCTCACAGAGTGTGTCCTGGAAGAGCTCGATTTCCATACACCCGACATGGACAACGACCCAGCAACTAAGAACATCCAGTATTGGTGGTGCGTTGATGGCGGCGCTCAGGATATTGCCAAGCGTATGGCTttgaagatcaagaagcgCATTGAATACAACACCAAGGTTCAATCAATCGACGCTCAAGTTCCGCTTCGTCGAGAGCGCAAAGCCGGCGAGTATACCGCCATGAAGATCAAAACCACCAGAACAGAtccaaagaccaagaaggtcgAGACAAAGGACAGGGAGTActttgccatcttcaacagtaCCACGCTCGGTGCCCTTCAGCGTATGGAGCTTTCGGATGCTGGTTTGTCTTGGGGTACTAAGCAGGCCATCCGAGCTCTTGGGTATGGTGCCTCTTCCAAAGTCGGCATGAAGTTCCGAACTGCGTGGTGGCAGACGCCGCCATTCAACATTGCCAAAGGTGGCGTATCGCGAACAGACTTGCCCCTGCGCGTCTGTGTGTACCCATCGTACAATATCAAGTCAAACGAGGGTGAGGACAAGTGGGATCCTACAAAGCCCGCCGTGCTTCTGTGTTCGTATACCTGGGGTCAAGATGCCCAGCGTATTGGTGCCCTCTGCTCCAATAACACAACGCAAGACGATGCGGAGCTCAAGCGACTCATCATTCACGACCTAGCCCGTCTTCATGCTCGAATTGAATTTCCGTTTGAGAAGTTGGTCACCTTCCTTGAAGACCAATACATTGACCACCACGGCTACGACTGGTATAGAGACCAACACATGTCAGGAGCATTCGCGTATTTCGGTCCCGGGCAGTTTTCCAATATGTGGCAagagatcatcaagcctAACGCACTGGGCCAACTGTATCTTGTCGGAGAGGCAGCCTCGTCCCACCATGCATGGATCGTAGGTGCACTGGAAAGCGTTGTCCGAGCCGTGTATGTCATGTTCCAAGGTCTCCAAAACGGCAACGAGAAGTTTGAGGCGTATGACATCGTCCTGAAACTTCTCAGAACTGGGTCTGATAGTGACAAGAACATCAGCCTACCTTTGAAGAAGCACGGCGATATGCCCAGTGGCTTGCCTTTCCATCCTCTGCCAGAGGAGATGCCTACAAGACAATTTTGGACGACCAAGGACCAGGAATTGACTGCTAGCcctgagaaggaggccaACGAGGAACATGTTGACATGACCTACGGTGCTGCTCTGGCTGTTTTGAGTTTAATCGAGAGTTTCTATGAATTGGGAGTGGATAAGAAGGACACCTATCAAGCTTCGTAG
- a CDS encoding related to bifunctional 4-hydroxyphenylacetate degradation enzyme produces MSPNRVSFGLATIRNADENLEAAVVVKQWVYPLSSLDESFHGRTVFDLLQDWSRACSSLQQFASRVVNGDAQVGRHQIQLKDANFHTPICYPNKLLAVGANYSGHLKEMGLSVEKWNPMPFFSCPPTSTIVGPGKTVPLPPTTKQFDWECELTVVMGKGLRNAAQEQAAEAIAGYTIGLDLSCRDLFQTGPQGLVDIIRGKAQPGMKPCGPVFWPKECIGNLDNVPVKLWLNGDLMMDGSTSEMIRSPAECIAEMSQILPLDPGDMVMTGTPSGSARSHGNRWLVKGDCIKAQIGDMEPLDVEVY; encoded by the coding sequence ATGTCCCCCAACAGAGTATCATTTGGACTCGCTACTATTCGCAACGCAGATGAAAACCTCGAGGCTGCAGTTGTAGTCAAGCAATGGGTATACCCACTGTCATCCCTTGATGAGTCTTTCCACGGTCGCACTGTCTTTGACCTGCTCCAGGATTGGTCTCGGGCGTGCTCTTCGCTGCAACAGTTTGCATCACGAGTAGTCAACGGAGATGCACAAGTCGGTAGACACCAAATTCAGCTCAAAGACGCAAACTTTCATACGCCAATCTGCTACCCTAACAAGCTCCTTGCAGTCGGGGCTAACTATTCAGGTCATCTCAAAGAGATGGGCCTTTCTGTGGAGAAATGGAATCCTATGCCGTTCTTCAGTTGTCCGCCTACCAGCACGATCGTGGGACCTGGAAAGACAGTTCCTCTCCCACCAACAACTAAGCAGTTTGACTGGGAGTGCGAGTTGACAGTTGTGATGGGAAAAGGGCTCAGAAACGCGGCTCAAGAGCAGGCTGCAGAAGCTATCGCTGGATACACtattggccttgatctcagcTGTCGCGATCTCTTCCAGACTGGTCCCCAAGGCTTGGTGGACATCATACGCGGCAAAGCACAGCCTGGAATGAAACCTTGCGGGCCCGTCTTTTGGCCTAAGGAGTGCATTGGAAATTTGGATAATGTGCCTGTCAAATTGTGGCTTAACGGTGatttgatgatggatgggtCCACCAGCGAGATGATTCGGAGCCCAGCAGAATGCATTGCTGAGATGAGCCAGATACTGCCTCTGGACCCTGGAGATATGGTGATGACTGGAACGCCTTCTGGATCTGCTAGATCGCATGGAAATAGATGGCTGGTGAAAGGAGACTGTATCAAAGCTCAGATAGGTGATATGGAACCCCTGGATGTTGAGGTGTACTGA
- a CDS encoding GLO1-Glyoxalase I encodes MPVGQFMANGLGTDQPLTPDDPTIGYTLFHVMLRIRDPVKSLHFYIDLMGMRTVFTMNTGPFTIYYLGYPQTEEHRADPAKFGRDTLSQLAYTPGLIELYHVHGSENEPEGYYSTGNEPPNLGLGHIGFSVPDVPRAVERLRNHGVVVIKDLGAATRQDVPLSQWEAEKKIGLGNLHPAYQLVFEQIAFVKDPDGYTVELVPQKLQAQ; translated from the exons ATGCCTGTTGGGCAGTTTATGGCTAATGGCCTAGGCACTGATCAACCCTTGACGCCAGATGATCCTACAATTGGCTACACGTTGTTCCACGTCATGTTGCGCATCCGAGATCCAGTGAAATCTCTACACTTCTATATCGACCTGATGGGCATGCGAACTGTTTTCACCATGAATACTGGCCCCTTTACAATTTATTATCTTGGTTACCCTCAAACAGAAGAGCATCGCGCAGATCCGGCCAAATTTGGCCGTGATACTCTATCTCAGCTAGCCTATACCCCAGGACTTATTGAACTATACCACGTGCACGGGTCAGAAAATGAGCCCGAGGGCTACTACAGTACTGGAAATGAACCGCCTAATCTGGGCCTCGGACATATCGGGTTCTCCGTGCCTGATGTTCCCCGCGCTGTTGAACGCTTGAGAAATCACGGTGTCGTGGTAATCAAAGATTTGGGCGCCGCCACGCGACAAGATGTTCCACTAAGCCAATGGGAGGCGGAAAAGAAAATCGGACTAGGCAATCTTCATCCTGCTTACCAGCTTGTATTTGAACAGATTGCATTCGTGAAAGATCCA GATGGATATACTGTAGAGTTGGTTCCTCAgaagcttcaagctcaatga
- a CDS encoding related to purine-cytosine permease: MGKSEKTGVAAADPPVDVSEAESQALSRSTIWLDRLKRWGLETRGMQPVPLEERTDTRFINIFFLWFTMNVNILPIVTGMLGTLGFGLSLKDCSLLILFFSMLCCAFPAYCSTFGSQTGLRQMLISRFTFGYYFIVIMVILNLCTNAGFGIICSVTGGSTLAAVSSGSISSTVGIVIISIIAMVVSFIGYKFLHQYERYSWIFNLVAIIIATGVGGKHLSNQVEQPAASASTIVSYGGVIAGFIIPFSALAADFSVYCHPKVSTWRIFAYTYAGIFFPVVTLMILGAAIGGATPNVVSWKDGYDRFTVGGVMQAMLLPAGGFGRFVAVLLSLSVIGNLAASIYCISLNFQLLAPFMLKVPRSLFTIVYTVVAIPVSIQAAKSFFDSLENLMYLISYWAAGYVAVIATEHFVFRGADFSRYNPDHWDQPTKLPTGLAAIGAMGIAFGLTVPCMSQEWYTGPIAKTTGDIGFEVELVLAALLYVPLRWVELKFRPI; the protein is encoded by the exons ATGGGCAAGTCAGAAAAGACAGGCGTTGCCGCGGCCGATCCGCCCGTAGACGTATCTGAGGCAGAGTCCCAGGCCCTAAGCCGTTCAACGATATGGCTCGATCGACTCAAGAGATGGGGATTAGAAACGCGAGGAATGCAACCAGTGCCCCTTGAAGAGAGAACTGATACTCGATTCATCAACATATTCTTCCTGTGGTTCACCATGAACGTCAACATCCTGCC TATCGTCACAGGCATGCTTGGAACTCTGGGCTTCGGTCTCTCACTAAAAGACTGCTCACTTCTGATCTTATTCTTCAGTATGCTATGTTGTGCATTCCCGGCGTACTGCAGCACATTCGGCTCTCAGACTGGTCTGCGACAGATGCTTATTTCGCGCTTCACCTTTGG ATACTatttcatcgtcatcatggtcATCCTCAATCTGTGTACAAATGCCGGTTTTGGCATAATCTGTTCTGTCACAGGCGGCTCGACTCTTGCTGCCGTTTCCAGTGGCTCAATCAGCAGCACTGTTGGAATTGTCATCATCTCTATTATCGCAATGGTGGTATCTTTTATCGGATACAAGTTCCTCCATCAGTATGAGCGCTACTCGTGGATTTTTAATCTGGTAGCCATTATTATCGccactggtgttggtggaaagCACCTGAGCAACCAAGTTGAACAGCCAGCAGCATCGGCATCTACGATTGTTAGCTACGGCGGTGTTATCGCAGGCTTTATCATTCCCTTTTCT GCCTTGGCTGCTGACTTCTCCGTTTACTGCCATCCCAAAGTCTCTACGTGGCGTATTTTTGCCTACACGTATGCCGGGATATTCTTCCCTGTCGTTACCCTCATGATCCTGGGAGCTGCCATTGGCGGAGCAACACCCAACGTCGTGTCCTGGAAAGACGGCTACGATCGATTCACCGTGGGCGGTGTCATGCAGGCGATGCTTCTCCCCGCAGGAGGTTTCGGCCGATTTGTCGCCGTGTTGCTGTCACTGTCTGTGATTGGAAACCTTGCAGCATCCATATACTGTATCTCACTCAACTTCCAGCTGCTGGCCCCCTTCATGCTCAAGGTACCGCGCAGCCTTTTCACCATTGTCTACACTGTTGTGGCCATCCCGGTATCTATACAAGCCGCCAAGTCGTTCTTCGATAGCCTGGAGAACCTGATGTATCTCATTTCCTACTGGGCCGCTGGCTATGTGGCTGTCATTGCTACCGAGCATTTTGTGTTCCGAGGAGCTGATTTCTCAAGGTACAACCCAGATCACTGGGACCAGCCTACTAAGTTGCCGACAGGACTTGCGGCAATTGGTGCTATGGGAATCGCGTTTGGCTTGACAGTTCCTTGTATGTCGCAAGAATGGTATACTGGTCCTATTGCTAAGACAACAGGAGACATTGggtttgaggttgagctggTTCTTGCCGCCCTTCTCTACGTTCCGCTGCGATGGGTTGAACTTAAGTTCCGTCCTATTTAA
- a CDS encoding probable Xaa-Pro aminopeptidase — protein MKEKEEPVKPSSLCALPKISRHIDPTKPRTDTLKPDGSEDNNDRVDIGPTPLAFSEWEKLGLELPHLPRMRAYRLQRIREQLIARDLGGILLFDPLNIRYATDTTNMQLWTAHNPARACFVAAGGYLVLWDFHGCEHLSSHLPLINEVRAGASFFYFETGPRTNEHAQNFGAQVDELLRNHAGDNRRLAVDRIEAAGLRALEAKGIEVCDGQAVTEHARMIKGPDEIRAMRCAIASCEAALAEVRQAIHAGVTENDVWAALHAGNIRRGGEWIETRLLSSGPRTNPWYQECGPRVLHDGDLVALDTDLVGVYGMCVDMSRTWICGDVEPTAEQKRLYRIALEHINANAEMVKPGVKFSELTQNGHRLPESCRAQRYGVMFHGVGLCDEYPCIRYPEDFNSYGYEGELQEGMVLCVEAYVGEVDGKDGVKLENQLLVTNTGYELLTHYPFEESFLRD, from the coding sequence atgaaggagaaggaggaacCAGTCAAACCTAGCTCACTTTGTGCTTTGCCTAAGATTTCTCGCCATATCGACCCAACCAAGCCGCGAACCGATACGCTGAAACCTGATGGCTCTGAGGACAACAACGACCGAGTAGACATTGGACCGACTCCGTTGGCGTTCAGTGAGTGGGAAAAGCTGGGTCTGGAATTGCCCCATCTACCAAGAATGCGTGCCTATCGGTTGCAGCGCATTCGCGAGCAATTGATTGCTCGCGACCTGGGTGGCATCCTCCTATTCGATCCACTCAACATTCGTTATGCCACTGACACTACAAACATGCAGCTTTGGACCGCACATAACCCTGCCCGCGCCTGTTTCGTCGCGGCAGGCGGTTACCTGGTGCTATGGGATTTTCATGGCTGCGAGCACCTCTCTTCCCATCTACCTTTGATCAATGAAGTACGCGCTGGTGCTTCATTCTTCTACTTCGAAACCGGTCCCCGTACCAATGAACACGCTCAGAATTTCGGTGCACAAGTCGATGAACTACTCCGAAATCATGCTGGAGACAACCGTCGGCTAGCTGTGGACCGTATCGAAGCTGCGGGACTACGTGCCCTCGAAGCCAAGGGGATAGAAGTTTGTGACGGGCAGGCTGTTACTGAGCACGCGCGTATGATCAAGGGCCCTGACGAGATCCGAGCTATGCGGTGTGCCATTGCCTCCTGTGAAGCCGCCCTCGCCGAAGTGCGCCAGGCAATACACGCTGGCGTTACCGAGAACGACGTCTGGGCCGCTCTACATGCTGGAAATATCCGTCGTGGAGGTGAATGGATTGAAACTCGTCTTCTTAGTTCAGGACCTCGCACCAACCCCTGGTATCAAGAATGCGGCCCCCGGGTCCTTCACGATGGTGACTTGGTGGCTCTCGACACTGACCTTGTTGGTGTATACGGTATGTGCGTGGATATGTCGCGTACCTGGATCTGCGGTGACGTCGAGCCTACGGCAGAACAGAAACGTCTTTATCGCATCGCACTTGAACacatcaatgccaatgccGAGATGGTCAAGCCCGGGGTGAAATTCTCGGAACTGACACAGAATGGACATCGTCTGCCTGAAAGCTGCCGCGCTCAGCGCTATGGCGTCATGTTTCACGGTGTAGGGCTCTGCGACGAGTATCCATGCATTCGCTACCCTGAGGACTTTAACTCATATGGTTATGAAGGAGAACTCCAAGAGGGCATGGTGCTGTGCGTTGAGGCTTATGTTGGTGAAGTTGACGGCAAGGACGGAGTAAAGTTGGAGAACCAGCTGCTTGTGACCAATACGGGCTATGAACTACTGACTCATTACCCATTTGAAGAAAGTTTCTTACGCGACTGA
- a CDS encoding related to 2,3-dihydroxybiphenyl-1,2-dioxygenase — translation MTTTPTTLKFNTGASVLDVEANDTSGQTTTAEWQQKRGISPSDQIRTTRLVHMRYQHPDLESIRTFLYDFGMIAAKETEDAIWFRGYGVDQYVYYAQKGPKQFLGGTFEVETYDDLVKASKIEGASHIQQIVEAPGGGSLVTVYDPEGLPINFIHGQEPAEVGKMPDRLIVNFEDEKPRKRRFQRFSEGPAAVHKLGHYGLCVQDFGKQLDWYTRNFNFVPTDMLYVQDSSNNRREVALFAHIDRGNDCVDHHTIFLNTIPAGQKSHVHHCSFEVHDFDTQKLGHEWLAKKGYKSVWGVGRHILGSQIFDYWWDTTGNMIEHYADGDLVNKDTPVSYLPAGNESLAVWGPEVPDGFLD, via the exons ATGACTACC ACTCCAACTACCTTAAAATTCAATACTGGCGCCTCGGTGCTGGATGTTGAGGCCAACGACACCAGTGGACAGACTACTACCGCCGAGTGGCAGCAGAAACGCGGCATCAGTCCGTCGGATCAGATCCGCACGACCAGGCTGGTGCATATGCGTTACCAGCACCCAGACCTTGAAAGCATCCGCACTTTTCTCTACGACTTTGGCATGATTGCGGCCAAGGAGACAGAGGACGCCATTTGGTTCCGAGGCTATGGGGTTGACCAGTATGTCTACTATGCGCAGAAGGGGCCTAAACAGTTCCTCGGTGGGACATTCGAGGTCGAGACTTATgatgatctcgtcaaggCCTCCAAAATCGAGGGAGCTAGTCACATCCAACAAATTGTTGAGGCACCAGGAGGCGGCTCGCTGGTGACTGTCTACGACCCCGAAGGCTTGCCAATAAATTTCATCCACGGACAGGAACCAGCCGAAGTGGGAAAGATGCCCGACAGGCTTATAGTCAactttgaagatgagaagccaCGCAAACGTAGATTCCAGCGGTTTAGCGAGGGACCAGCAGCGGTGCACAAG CTTGGTCACTACGGACTCTGCGTCCAGGATTTCGGTAAGCAGCTTGACTGGTATACTCGAAATTTCAACTTTGTACCCACCGATATGCTTTACGTCCAAGACAGTAGCAACAACAGGCGCGAGGTAGCACTCTTCGCTCACATAGACAGAGGAAACGACTGTGTCGACCATCATACAATCTTCCTGAATACCATTCCAGCAGGTCAGAAATCTCATGTGCATCACTGCTCCTTCGAAGTTCATGATTTTGATACCCAGAAGCTGGGCCACGAGTGGCTGGCGAAGAAAGGGTACAAAAGCGTTTGGGGTGTTGGACGTCATATCTTGGGAAGCCAGATTTTTGACTATTGGTGGGATACTACGGGGAACATGATTGAGCATTATGCAGACGGCGACTTGGTTAACAAGGATACGCCAGTTTCTTATTTACCGGCAGGAAATGAGAGCCTAGCAGTCTGGGGCCCAGAAGTGCCAGATGGTTTTCTTGATTAA
- a CDS encoding related to D-arabinitol 2-dehydrogenase, producing the protein MGTSVTEAQTAAGEPTTTVAQQHQTKVTLIGKVIAITGANRGIGLGVAEACLDNGAQVVYSIDYAEPGQDFAAAQERWQGKLKAIQADVTKEATVTAAVDQIVESEGALHGMVVNAGRTNHKAALDFTEEEIRNLFDINVFGAFYCARAAARAFIKLNIKGAVVFTASMASYRPNKRVPSAPYGASKAGIRNMTHTLAMEWAKYNIRVNSVSPGLVDTAMTYWVPQQPDWEQQLKYYGGMPRLAQIQELGGAYVYLLSDAASYTTSIDIPVNGVIGSMLHILLLYRTLLICFKVC; encoded by the exons ATGGGCACATCAGTCACTGAGGCCCAGACCGCCGCTGGAGAGCCAACCACTACTGTCGCCCAACAGCATCAGACCAAAGTCACCCTAATTGGCAAGGTGATTGCGA TTACTGGTGCCAATCGTGGTATCGGTCTCGGCGTTGCTGAGGCTTGCCTCGACAACGGCGCTCAAGTTGTCTACTCAATCGACTACGCCGAACCAGGTCAAGATTTCGCCGCAGCGCAAGAAAGATGGCAGGGAAAGCTCAAGGCGATCCAAGCCGACGTCACAAAGGAGGCTACGGTCACAGCGGCGGTCGACCAGATCGTTGAATCAGAGGGGGCTCTTCATGGTATGGTGGTCAACGCTGGCCGAACAAACCACAAAGCTGCTTTGGATTTCACCGAGGAAGAGATTCGCAATCTTTTCGATATTAAC GTGTTTGGTGCGTTTTACTGCGCTCGAGCGGCAGCACGAgccttcatcaagctcaacatcaaggGTGCTGTTGTTTTCACGGCATCCATGGCTTCATACCGCCCAAACAAA CGCGTACCGTCAGCTCCCTACGGAGCAAGCAAAGCTGGCATTCGAAACATGACTCACACCCTGGCCATGGAGTGGGCAAAGTATAATATTCGTGTTAACTCAGTGTCTCCAGGTCTAGTTGATACTGCTATGACATATTGGGTCCCGCAACAACCTGACTGGGAGCAGCAGCTCAAGTACTATGGCGGTATGCCCCGACTAGCTCAAATCCAGGAACTGGGAGGTGCCTATGTATACCTCCTGAGTGATGCTGCTAGTTATACCACTTCGATTGACATTCCCGTCAACGGTGTCATTGGTAGTATGTTGCACATCCTACTTCTCTATCGGACATTGCTAATCTGCTTTAAAGTCTGCTAA